GGTAAATCTTATATAAGATATTTTGTATTTTCCGATAAAAGAATAAATTTGAGCTATAATACATAGACCGCCAAAGGATGCAAAAAAGCTAAGAGTGATCATTTTTAAATCAATTGGAAAATTGTAAGAACATAACATATTAGCACCATTGGTCATTTCTATTATTCCAAGCATAAAGGTTTTGATAAAGCTGGTTTCACTGCCCTTAAAGATTATGCTTTGTTTTAAAAGACCAATTATAACTGAAAAAATTATTATAAAGCTCATTATTTGTAAAATTACTTTTACTGCATTTTCTGTGCTTATTTTAAGAGCTATACCAAAGGAATGTTTTTCGCTAACATTCCTTTTTATTTTTTTTGTAGAGGAAATAACTTTTTTATTAGGGAGTATTAATCCCATAACTATGCAAGATAAATAACAAGAAATAAGAAGTATGTAGCCTAAATGTTTATTTTTTAACATGGATGTCCCAATAGCGCCTATAATAAATAAAGGTCCTGGATTTGAAGCTATATTTACAAGTCTTCTAAATGTAGAAAAATCAATTATGTTATCTTCATATAAGTCCGAGGCATACTTGGCTCCTAGAGGATAACCACATAAAATACTTATGATAAGAACAATAGATGCTTTTTTAGGAAGTCTTTGAAAACTGCAAAGAATTGGCCCTAAGAATTTAGAGTAAATTTCTATACCATCATAACATATTATTAAATTTGATATAACTAAAAAAGGAAATACGTAAGGGAAGACATTGAAAAAGAATAATTTAGCACCAGATATAGAGGATGCGATGCAAACTTCTGGTTTTAAAATTATAAATAATATAATTAATGAAAGAAAAAAAGTCATTATGTAATTTGAAGTGCTTTTTAAATGCAGCTCTTTTATAAGTAAAAATAAAAGAACTGCTATTAAAGCTATAATAATT
The Clostridium felsineum DSM 794 DNA segment above includes these coding regions:
- the ylbJ gene encoding sporulation integral membrane protein YlbJ, whose translation is MIIFFLLIIIALIAVLLFLLIKELHLKSTSNYIMTFFLSLIILFIILKPEVCIASSISGAKLFFFNVFPYVFPFLVISNLIICYDGIEIYSKFLGPILCSFQRLPKKASIVLIISILCGYPLGAKYASDLYEDNIIDFSTFRRLVNIASNPGPLFIIGAIGTSMLKNKHLGYILLISCYLSCIVMGLILPNKKVISSTKKIKRNVSEKHSFGIALKISTENAVKVILQIMSFIIIFSVIIGLLKQSIIFKGSETSFIKTFMLGIIEMTNGANMLCSYNFPIDLKMITLSFFASFGGLCIIAQIYSFIGKYKISYIRFTLLKVVQGIISSIICFILMKLFYVDKSISTFNLHYNTPIPSLLFIAVVIIILLPLLIYKLKKII